In Fusobacterium sp. IOR10, the genomic window GAGTAGTACAAAAAGTTGGTCAAGAAGAAAATCCTGCAAACTTTTTATTAATGCATGCAATGGGACCAAATGTTGCAGGAGTAATAGGGTCAGCAGTTGCAGCAGGGGTATTATTAAATATATTTGGATAAAATATTATAAATAAATACTTAAAATTAAAGGAGATAAAGATATGATTGGAATTTGTGGAAATGAAAAAAATTCTGATGCTTTGGTTACTGTAGATTTAAATTGTAACGGTATTGAAGTTGAAGTAGAATCTAAACTAAAAAAAATGTTTGGAAAATTAATGGAAAAAGCAGTTAGAGAAGTTTTAGAAGAAGAAAAAGTAGAAAATGCAAAGGTTAAAGTACAAGATTTCGGAGCTTTAGATTTTGTAATAAAAGGAAGAACAAGAACAGCTTTGCATAGAGCACAACAAGGAGATGATAAATAATGGGTAAAGCTACTAGAGCACCAAAAAAATCAAGAAGAACAATGTTATTTTCTCCAGCTAATAATCCTAAAATGTTAGCTATGGCCCATCTTTATGGATCTGATTGTGTAATATTTGATTTAGAAGATGCAATAAAGTATGCAGAAAAAGATGCAGCAAGAGATTTATTTGCAGAAGCTTTAAAAACTATAGATTATGGGGATACTGAAATATATGCTCGTTTAAATCCACTTTACACAGAATTTGGAGAAAAAGATGTAAGAGTTTTAGTTCCAGCAGGTCTTAGATATATGAGACTAGCTATGACAGATACTCCTGAACAAATAAAAGAATTAGATGCTTTATTAACAGAAGTTGAAAAAGAGCATGGAATAGAAATAGGTTCTTGTAAAATACAAGCATCTTTAGAAACTCCTACAGCAGTGAACAATGCTTATGAAATAGCAACAGCCTCAGATAGAGTAGTAACAATGTCATTTGGAGCTGAAGATTTTACAAGAACATTGGGAGCTGAAAGAACAAAAGAAGGAAAAGAAATATTTGTAGCTAAAAGCATGGTAGTAATGGCTGCAGCAAGAGCTGGTATAGATGCTATTGACACTGTTTGGGCTTTCCTTGATGATATTGAAGGATTCAAAAAAGAAATTCAAAATTCAGTAAATATGGGATTTGCTGGTAAATCATGTGTACATCCATCACAAATAAAAGAAATTCATAGTATTTTTACTCCTAGTAAAAAAGAAATTGAAAAATCATTAATAATTGTAAAGGCTGCTGAAGAAGCTGATATAGAAAATGGTGGAGTAATTCAAGTGAATGGTAAAATGATTGATATACCAATTATTTCAAAAGCTCAAAAAGTTGTAAATCTTGCAAAAGCAGCAGGAGTTATTAAGTAAGGGAGATGAATAAATTGAAAATTATAAAAAATAAAGTTGATAGAGAATTACCAGAATATATAGAAGGTTATGGAGAAGTAAAACCATATGCAGGACCTTTTGCTACAAAACCAGAAGGGAAAAAATATGCTCCAACTAAAAGTTTTTCTAAACCAGGGGATAAAAAATTAGTTGAAACAATAAAAGAAGCAATAGAAAAATGCGGGTTAAAAGATGGTATGACAATTTCTTTTCATCATCATTTAAGAAATGGTGACTATGTTTTAAATATGGTTATGGATGAAATAGCAAAAATGGGAATTAAAAACATAAATTTAGTAGCTTCATCACTAACTAAGGCTCATGAACCAATCTTAGAACATATTAAATCTGGTGTTATAACAGGGATTAACACTTCAGGATTAAGAGGAACAATAGCTAAAGAAATTTCAAAAAATAATATTTTAGGAAAACCAGTTATTTTTAGAACTCATGGTGGAAGAGCAAGAGCTATTGAATCAGGAGAAATAAAAATAGATGTAGCTTTTGTAGCAGCTCCTACTTGTGATACTCTTGGGAATATGAATGGTCATCAAGGAAAATCAGCTTTTGGAGCTATGGGATATCCTATGGTTGATGTTAAATTTGCTGAAAAAGTAGTAGCAATAACAGATAATTTAGTTCCATTTCCATTAAAAAGTATATCAATAGAAATGACAGATGTGGATTATATAGTTGAAGTTGAAGAAATTGGTGATCCAGAAAAAATAGCTACAGGTGCAACAAGAATAACTAAAAATCCTCAAGAATTATTAATAGCAGAAAAAGCATCAGAAGTTTTAATAGCTTCAGGAGTTATTAAAAATGGTTTTTCTTTCCAAGCAGGATCAGGAGGATCATCTCTTGCTGTTTGTAGATTTTTAAAAGAATACATGAGAGAAAATGAAATAAAAGGATCTTTTGCTTCAGGTGGAGCAACAGGATATTTAGTTGAATTTTTAGAAGAAGGATATTTCGATGCATTATTTGATACTCAAAGTTTTGATACATCAGTTATAAAATCTTTAGGTAAAAATGTAAATCATATAGAAATGTCATCATCAATGTATGCTAATCCTCATAATAAAGGATGTGTTGCTCATCAATTGGATATGATGATATTGTCAGCGACAGAAATAGATACAGACTTTAACATTAATTCATTGACTGGATCAACAGGGATGATTATGGGAGCTCAAGGTGGAGCACCAGATACAGCAGCAGGAGCTAAGCTTACAGTTGTTGTTGCTCCAACAATGAGAAAAAGAATTCCAATAGTTACAGATAAGGTAACAACTGTAGTTACTCCAGGAGAAACAGTGGATGTATTAGTTACAGAAAGAGGGATTTGTGTAAATCCAAGAAGAAAAGATATTCAAGAAGCTTTGGATAATGCAGGAATAAAAACAAAAACAATAGAAAAATTAAGAGAAGAAGTTGAAAAATTAACAGGCAAACCTGAAAAAACTCAGTATTCAGATACAATAGTTGGAGTTGTAGAATATAGAGATGGAACAGTTATGGATGTTATAAAACAAATAAAAAAATAATAATTAAAAAGAAATCTCATTAACTATTAAGTTAATGAGATTTTTTATTTAATACGTAAGACTTAAATTGAAATTTTTTCTCATTACTTCGCATGAATTAGAAAATTCTTTTAATTCACTATCATTTAAAGGTAATTCAATAATATCAACAACTCCATCTTTTCCAACTATCGCAGGAACACTAGCATAAACATTTTCTTGTCCATATTGACCTTTTAATAAAGTTGAGACCATACATACTTTTCTTTCATCAGAAAATATTGTTTTAGCTATTTCAACACAAGAAGTTCCAATACCAAATTCTGTAGATCCTTTTCCTTTTAGAACTATCCATCCTCCAAGTCTTGCATCATTTGCTATTTTTTCCAAATTAAGATGTCCATAAGTTTCTGGATATTCTTTCATTAAATCACATAGGTTTTTTCCAAAAATAGAAGCACAAGACCAAGGGACCATTTGACTTTCTCCATGTTCTCCCATAACATATGCATAAATAGATTTTTGATCTATATTTAATTCACGGGATAAGACTTTTCTTAATCTAGAAGAATCAAGGGTAGTACTTGTTGATAGTATTCTTTCAGAAGGGTAACCTATATTTTTTTGTAAATAATGTGTGATAACATCTGCAGGATTTGAAATATTTATTATAATTCCACTAAATTTAGATTCTTTAATTCCTTTAACAATTGGTTTTATGCATTCTATTGTATCTTTTAAAGTATCCATTCTAGTTTGATTCATATTTGGAAGAGGTCCAGCTGAGATAACGATTATTTCAGCATCATCTATATCTGAATAATTACCAGTTTTAACATTTACATTATGAGGTAAATATACAACAGCATCCTCAGTATCTTCAGCTTGTGCAATAGCTTTATCAGTGTTAGTGTCAATATATACTAACTCATCACAGGCTCCTTGAGTTACAAAGGAAAAACCAACATGGGACCCAACGTGTCCTGCTCCAATAATAACAACTTTTCTTAATTTAATGTCCATAATTACTTCCCTTCATTATTAATATTTGTTTAAGTTTATCCGCATATGATATCATTTTTTTAGAGAAATTGAAAGGTAACAATAAAAAAAAATTCTTGTTCCTTTATTTTTTTGTTAATATATGATTTTATCATCATTAAAAACGAAACAATATATAATTTTATGTTCGAAGATAGCTAAAAAAAGCTTGATTTTTGTTTAGTTAAGGGATATACTAATGAATGTGACATATCTGTATTAAAAATATTTTAAGGGTAGCCTTAAAATAGAAAGGAGAATAGTAATGAAAATTATAAAAAGACTAGAAATATTGATTTTAATGATTTTTATTTTAGGTTGTGGAAGACAAGATAAAGTTGACCAAAAAATAAATGAAAAATTAAATGTTATAGCTACTACAACTATGCTAGGTGATTTAGTCAAAGAAATTGGAGGAGAAAAGGTTAATGTTACAATTCTTATGAATAATGGAGTTAGCCCTCACTCTTACCAACCTAAGCTAAGTGACACAAAGAATATAATGAAGGGAGATTTATTAGTTGTTAATGGTCTTTACTTGGAAGGTAAAATGGAAGAGTGTTTAAAAAATATAGACAAAAATAAACTTCTTGTTATTGGAGATGAATTGAACAAAAATAAGCTTATTTTAATGGAAAGCGGAGAATATGATCCCCATATATTTTTAAGTTTAGAGTTGTGGAAGGATGCAGCTGAAATATTAGAGAAAAGATTAATAAAAATGGATGTAAAAAATCAAGATTATTATAAAAAATCAAAGGATGAGTATATAGAAAAATTAAGTAAATTAGATGATTATACAAGAGAGCAGTTGAACAAAATAGATAAAGATAAAAGAATATTAGTAACTTCCCATAGAGCTTTTAATTATTTTGCAAGGGAATACTCATTTGAAACTAATTATGTTAAGGGTATTTCTTCTGAAAGGGAGATTGGAATAAATACAATTAATAATTTAGTAACTTATTTAAAAGATAGAAGAATAAAAACAATATTTTTAGAAAATTCAGCTCCAGAAAGCATATTAAATACAATTGTTCAAACTAGTGCAAGACAAAATTGGAATGTAAAAATAGGTGGAAAATTATATGTAGGTTCTCTTGGTGATAAGGAAAGTGGTGCAGACACATATATAAAATACTATAAAAAAAATATAGATACAATTGTTCAAGGATTAAAATAAGGAGAGAAATATGGAAATAGCCATCTCTATAAAAGATTTAACAGTTTCATATGAGGACAAAAAAATATTATCTAATATTAATATGGAAATACCTAAGGGGAAACTAATAGGTATAATAGGACCAAATGGGGGAGGGAAATCCACATTTATCAAAGGAATTTTAAATATAGTTAAAAAAAATTCTGGAATTGTAAAATTTCAAGGGGAAGATTATAGAAAATATTTAAAAAAAATAGCCTACATACCCCAAAGAGATACTGTGGATTGGGATTTTCCAACAACTGTTTTAGATGTTGTTATTATGGGATCTTATGGCAGATTAGGTCTATTTAAAAGTCCTGGGAAAAAAGAGAAAGAAAAAGCGATTAAAAATTTAAAAAAGCTAAATATTGAAAAATATTTTGATAGGCAAATTTCTCAATTATCAGGGGGAGAAAAACAAAGAGTCTTTATAGCGAGGGCTCTTATGCAAGAAGCAGAGATATATTTTATGGATGAACCTTTTCAAGGAGTAGACATAAAAACAGAAAAAGAAATTATCGAAATATTAAAAAAATTAAAAGAAATGGGGAAAACTGTATTGGTAGTTCATCATAATCTAGAAAAAGTTAAGGATTATTTTGACTATTTAATTATGATAAATAGGAAAATAGTTGCTATAGGAGAAACAGAGGATATTTTTATAGAGGAAAATATCAACAAAACTTTTTATAGAAATTATTAACAGGGGAAAATATGGAAACTTTAATTGCTAATAATTATATATTAATTATAGTTATAATAGGAACTACTTTAATAGGGTGCGTTTCAGGAATATTAGGAACAATAATAACTTTAAGAAAAGAAGCATTAGTTGGAAATGCCTTAGCTCATGCTAGTTTTCCAGGAGTGATTCTTTCTTTTATGATTATGAAAAATAAAAACATGGAATTATTATTAATTGGAGCAGGTTGTTTTTCTGCAATTTCATTGATTATTATAAAAAAAATAAAAAAATATTCTAAAATAAAATATGATTCCTCTTTGGCTTTAATTTTATCTGGTTTTTTTGGTCTAGGTCAGGTTTTATTATCAATAGTCCAAAATACAGGTAATCCAAATCAATCAGGTTTAGAAAATTTTATATTTGGAGAAGTTGCTACAATTTTATTTTCAGACATAGAAATTATTTCAATTATTTCAATTATAGTTATTTTTATAATAATTTTATTAAGAAAAGAAATAAAATTATTTATATTTGATGAGGAATTTTTTAAAAGTTTAGGATATTCCTCTAAAATTTTAGATGGGTTAATAACAATATTGGTTATAGTTGTAATAATGATAGGAATTAGATTTATTGGAGTAATATTAATGACGTCAGTACTTATTGCTCCTAGCATTGCTGCTAGACAATGGAGTAATTCTTTTTACAACAATTTAATTTTATCTGGTTTTTTTGGTGGAATATCTGGTTTTTTAGGTACTCTTGTAAGTCTTAATAATCCAGATTTATCAATAGGACCTATTATAGTTGTTATATCAAGTTTAATTGCAGTGACATCTATAATATTTAAGAAGGTGAAATAAAATGAATTTGGAAATTTTAAGCATACTAATATTAACGTCATTTACTTGTTCTTTAATAGGAGTTTTTATTTCTCTTAGGAAAATGGCCATGCTTATGGATGCAATAAGTCATACTGTTTTGTTAGGAGTTGTTCTAGTTTATTTAATTACAAAGGATATAAATTCTCCATTTCTTATTATAGGAGCATCTCTTATTTGTGTACTTACTGTTTGTTTAATAGAAATTTTATCAAATACAAAGATAGAAAAAGGAGCTGCAATAGGATTAATCTTCCCACTATTTTTTAGTATAGGGGTATTAATAATGGACAGAGAATTGAAAAATTCACAAATAAGTGTAAATTCAGCTTTATTTGGAAAATTAGAGTTTATAATTTTCCAAAGATTTAAAATAAATGATTTTGATTTAGGACCCTTAGCATTATATATAGCTTTAATTATAGCCATTATTACAACGGTATTCATACTATTTTTTTATAAGGAACTAAAGCTTATTTCTTTTGATGAAATTTTTGCAAAAACATCAGGAGTGTCAGTTTTAATAGTACATTATCTATTTTTAAGTTTAATTTCAATAACTGCAGTAGCTTCATTTAATGTTGTAGGAGTTATTTTAGTAATAAGTTTAATAATTGGTCCTAGTATTACAAGTTTGTTATTTACAAAGGATTTAAAAAAAACCATATATTTATCTATAGTAATAGGTATTTTTAATAGTTTGTTAGGTTACACAATAGCCTTTAAATACGACATAGCAATATCAGGAGTAGTATCTAGTGTAAATATTGGAGTATTTTTATTGGCTTTATTTGTAAGGGGGATGAATGAATATTACAGAAGAAAATTATCTTAAAATAATATATGAATTATCTAATGAAAATAAAAAGGAATATGTAAAAACTAGTGATATAGCTCTTAAAATGAAATATACTGTTCAAAGTGTTTTGGAAATGATAAAGAAATTAGCAGATAATTTTCTTGTGGAATATGTTCCATATAAGGGAGTGAAATTAAGTGTAGAAGGTAGAGAGCAAGCTATTAGATTAGTTAGAGTTCATCATGTTTGGGAAGTTTTTTTATCAGAATTTTTAAATCTTGACTGGACACAAGTTCATACAGAAGCTGAAAAATTACAACATGTTAGTAGTGACATAGTGACTAATAAATTATATGATTTTTTAGGAAAGCCTAAATTTTGTTGTCATGGAAGTCCAATACCTAATGAAAATGGTGAAATAGAAAATATTTCTAAAAATTCAATAATCCAATTGAAAGAAGGGGACAAATTTATTTTAAAAAGAGTTATAGATAATATAAAGTTACTTAATTTTTTAAGGGATAATGAAATTAAATTATATGATGAATTTGAAATATCAAGATTAGACGAGTTTAATGAAATAATTGTTCTTAAAAATAAAAAAGGAAAAGAAATTTATATAAATTTTTCAAATTGTAAGATGCTATTTTATTAAAAAGGATTGAAGTCTATTTAACTTAGGGGGAATAAATGTTTAGAGTAGATAATGAAAAATGTGTTGGATGTGGTCTTTGTATAGAAGATTGTTTTGTAAAGGATATTACTTTTATCAAGGATAAGGCTTTTATAAAAAATAAAGATTGTATAAAATGTGGTCACTGTATTGCCATATGTCCTGTTAATGCTGTTTCTACAGATGAGTATAATATGAATGAAGTCATAGAATATGACAAAGAAACTTTCCATGTTAAGAGTGATAATTTATTAAATTTTATAAAATTTAGAAGAACAATAAGAAAATTTAAAGATAAGGAAATAGAAGAAGAGAAACTTTTAAAAATTATTCAAGCTGGAAGGTACACTCCAACAGCTGCCAATGTTCAAAATGTTTCCTATGTGGTAGTTCATGATAAAATTCAGGAATTAAGGGAATTAGTATTAGAATCTTTAAATAATTTAGCTGAAAAAATTATGAAAAATTCAACTATTGAAAAAGAATTGAAATATGCTAGAATTTGGAAAATGATGTATAAAGTTTTTAAGAGAAATCCAAATAAACAAGATAGTCTTTTCTTTTTTTCAAAAAATATAATAATAATAACTTCACCAAACGAATTAAATGCAGGTCTTGCTTCATCCAATATGGAGCTTATGTGTAATGCACTTGGTCTTGGAGCTTTATATAGTGGGTTCTTTATATTAGCTAGTCAAAATAGTGATAAAATAAAAAAATTCTTAAATTTAGAAGAAAATACAAAAATTGTAAATTGTATGATTATTGGATATCCAGATGTTAAATATTTGAGAACTGCACCAAGAAAAGAAAGTTCAATTAAATGGATGTAAAAAAAAAGAAGAGATATTCTCTTCTTTTTTTACTATTTTTATTACTATTATTTTTTTATTCTTTCAACATATGTATTGTTTCTTGTGTCTATTTTGATCCATTCCCCTTGTTCTACAAATAAAGGTACTTGAATTTCAAATCCTGTTATTAATTTAGCTGGTTTAAGAGCTTTTCCTGTAGTATCTCCTCTTAATCCTGGTTCTGTATATTCTACTTGTCTTTCAACAAATGTAGGTAATTCTACGCTAACTGGAGTTTCTTCATAATATTGAATTTCAACTGTCATTTCTTCTTCTAAATAATTGATTGAGTTTCCTAAATCTTCTTCAGTTAATTCAATTTGATCCCAAGTTTCTGGATTTGAAAAAATATAATTATCTCCATCAGAATAAGAGTAAATAGCAGTTACTCTTTCTAATCTTATATCATCTACTTTATCATCAGCTTTAAGAACTGTATCTACTGTATTTCCAGCTAATAAATTTTTCATTTTTAATTTCATTACTGCTGAATTCCTTCCTGATTTATTAAACTCAGCCTTCATTACGATAAATGGAACGTTTCCTATTCTTATAGTAGACCCTTGTCTTAATTCTTGTGCTACTTTCATTTATTATCCCCCTTTAAAATCCTTTTATATACGTTTTTAATTTTTCCACCAAGTTGCATTTTTCAGTTAAAAAAACACTGTATTTTTGACAAATATTTTCTATTACAGAAAAATTTTCAAATAAAACTGAATAATTTTCATTTCCAAATTTCAAAGAATTTTCATCCCTATCATTATAATCTCTTAAAAGTTTTTTATATTTTTTAAAAATATCCTTTTCCTTGTTAGAAAGGCTGATACTTTCTTCAAATCTATCTATGAAGGCATTTAATTTGTCCATATGAACCCTATCTTCTTGCAGATATATGTGCCATAAAAAAGGTTTTCCTAGAACTAAAGCTCTAATAATAGAATCCTCACCTCTAGTAAAATTAAAATCTGAAGCAGAAATTAATTCTTCATAATCTTCTTGAGATAAAAAATTCATATTCTTTATGATTATTTTATCATACTTGATAAAATTTCCAAAATTTTCAATAAGATTATTTTTTAAAATTTTTGAGATACTTTCTTGAG contains:
- a CDS encoding metal ABC transporter solute-binding protein, Zn/Mn family; the protein is MKIIKRLEILILMIFILGCGRQDKVDQKINEKLNVIATTTMLGDLVKEIGGEKVNVTILMNNGVSPHSYQPKLSDTKNIMKGDLLVVNGLYLEGKMEECLKNIDKNKLLVIGDELNKNKLILMESGEYDPHIFLSLELWKDAAEILEKRLIKMDVKNQDYYKKSKDEYIEKLSKLDDYTREQLNKIDKDKRILVTSHRAFNYFAREYSFETNYVKGISSEREIGINTINNLVTYLKDRRIKTIFLENSAPESILNTIVQTSARQNWNVKIGGKLYVGSLGDKESGADTYIKYYKKNIDTIVQGLK
- the citF gene encoding citrate lyase subunit alpha; protein product: MKIIKNKVDRELPEYIEGYGEVKPYAGPFATKPEGKKYAPTKSFSKPGDKKLVETIKEAIEKCGLKDGMTISFHHHLRNGDYVLNMVMDEIAKMGIKNINLVASSLTKAHEPILEHIKSGVITGINTSGLRGTIAKEISKNNILGKPVIFRTHGGRARAIESGEIKIDVAFVAAPTCDTLGNMNGHQGKSAFGAMGYPMVDVKFAEKVVAITDNLVPFPLKSISIEMTDVDYIVEVEEIGDPEKIATGATRITKNPQELLIAEKASEVLIASGVIKNGFSFQAGSGGSSLAVCRFLKEYMRENEIKGSFASGGATGYLVEFLEEGYFDALFDTQSFDTSVIKSLGKNVNHIEMSSSMYANPHNKGCVAHQLDMMILSATEIDTDFNINSLTGSTGMIMGAQGGAPDTAAGAKLTVVVAPTMRKRIPIVTDKVTTVVTPGETVDVLVTERGICVNPRRKDIQEALDNAGIKTKTIEKLREEVEKLTGKPEKTQYSDTIVGVVEYRDGTVMDVIKQIKK
- a CDS encoding L-lactate dehydrogenase; the encoded protein is MDIKLRKVVIIGAGHVGSHVGFSFVTQGACDELVYIDTNTDKAIAQAEDTEDAVVYLPHNVNVKTGNYSDIDDAEIIVISAGPLPNMNQTRMDTLKDTIECIKPIVKGIKESKFSGIIINISNPADVITHYLQKNIGYPSERILSTSTTLDSSRLRKVLSRELNIDQKSIYAYVMGEHGESQMVPWSCASIFGKNLCDLMKEYPETYGHLNLEKIANDARLGGWIVLKGKGSTEFGIGTSCVEIAKTIFSDERKVCMVSTLLKGQYGQENVYASVPAIVGKDGVVDIIELPLNDSELKEFSNSCEVMRKNFNLSLTY
- a CDS encoding sodium ion-translocating decarboxylase subunit beta yields the protein VVQKVGQEENPANFLLMHAMGPNVAGVIGSAVAAGVLLNIFG
- a CDS encoding metal ABC transporter ATP-binding protein, translating into MEIAISIKDLTVSYEDKKILSNINMEIPKGKLIGIIGPNGGGKSTFIKGILNIVKKNSGIVKFQGEDYRKYLKKIAYIPQRDTVDWDFPTTVLDVVIMGSYGRLGLFKSPGKKEKEKAIKNLKKLNIEKYFDRQISQLSGGEKQRVFIARALMQEAEIYFMDEPFQGVDIKTEKEIIEILKKLKEMGKTVLVVHHNLEKVKDYFDYLIMINRKIVAIGETEDIFIEENINKTFYRNY
- the citD gene encoding citrate lyase acyl carrier protein — encoded protein: MIGICGNEKNSDALVTVDLNCNGIEVEVESKLKKMFGKLMEKAVREVLEEEKVENAKVKVQDFGALDFVIKGRTRTALHRAQQGDDK
- a CDS encoding nitroreductase family protein, encoding MFRVDNEKCVGCGLCIEDCFVKDITFIKDKAFIKNKDCIKCGHCIAICPVNAVSTDEYNMNEVIEYDKETFHVKSDNLLNFIKFRRTIRKFKDKEIEEEKLLKIIQAGRYTPTAANVQNVSYVVVHDKIQELRELVLESLNNLAEKIMKNSTIEKELKYARIWKMMYKVFKRNPNKQDSLFFFSKNIIIITSPNELNAGLASSNMELMCNALGLGALYSGFFILASQNSDKIKKFLNLEENTKIVNCMIIGYPDVKYLRTAPRKESSIKWM
- a CDS encoding metal ABC transporter permease, which codes for METLIANNYILIIVIIGTTLIGCVSGILGTIITLRKEALVGNALAHASFPGVILSFMIMKNKNMELLLIGAGCFSAISLIIIKKIKKYSKIKYDSSLALILSGFFGLGQVLLSIVQNTGNPNQSGLENFIFGEVATILFSDIEIISIISIIVIFIIILLRKEIKLFIFDEEFFKSLGYSSKILDGLITILVIVVIMIGIRFIGVILMTSVLIAPSIAARQWSNSFYNNLILSGFFGGISGFLGTLVSLNNPDLSIGPIIVVISSLIAVTSIIFKKVK
- a CDS encoding CoA ester lyase is translated as MGKATRAPKKSRRTMLFSPANNPKMLAMAHLYGSDCVIFDLEDAIKYAEKDAARDLFAEALKTIDYGDTEIYARLNPLYTEFGEKDVRVLVPAGLRYMRLAMTDTPEQIKELDALLTEVEKEHGIEIGSCKIQASLETPTAVNNAYEIATASDRVVTMSFGAEDFTRTLGAERTKEGKEIFVAKSMVVMAAARAGIDAIDTVWAFLDDIEGFKKEIQNSVNMGFAGKSCVHPSQIKEIHSIFTPSKKEIEKSLIIVKAAEEADIENGGVIQVNGKMIDIPIISKAQKVVNLAKAAGVIK
- a CDS encoding metal-dependent transcriptional regulator, whose amino-acid sequence is MNITEENYLKIIYELSNENKKEYVKTSDIALKMKYTVQSVLEMIKKLADNFLVEYVPYKGVKLSVEGREQAIRLVRVHHVWEVFLSEFLNLDWTQVHTEAEKLQHVSSDIVTNKLYDFLGKPKFCCHGSPIPNENGEIENISKNSIIQLKEGDKFILKRVIDNIKLLNFLRDNEIKLYDEFEISRLDEFNEIIVLKNKKGKEIYINFSNCKMLFY
- a CDS encoding metal ABC transporter permease, encoding MNLEILSILILTSFTCSLIGVFISLRKMAMLMDAISHTVLLGVVLVYLITKDINSPFLIIGASLICVLTVCLIEILSNTKIEKGAAIGLIFPLFFSIGVLIMDRELKNSQISVNSALFGKLEFIIFQRFKINDFDLGPLALYIALIIAIITTVFILFFYKELKLISFDEIFAKTSGVSVLIVHYLFLSLISITAVASFNVVGVILVISLIIGPSITSLLFTKDLKKTIYLSIVIGIFNSLLGYTIAFKYDIAISGVVSSVNIGVFLLALFVRGMNEYYRRKLS
- the efp gene encoding elongation factor P, with translation MKVAQELRQGSTIRIGNVPFIVMKAEFNKSGRNSAVMKLKMKNLLAGNTVDTVLKADDKVDDIRLERVTAIYSYSDGDNYIFSNPETWDQIELTEEDLGNSINYLEEEMTVEIQYYEETPVSVELPTFVERQVEYTEPGLRGDTTGKALKPAKLITGFEIQVPLFVEQGEWIKIDTRNNTYVERIKK